CTCTGCGCTTCTCCTCCGGACAAGGAACCGGCGCTTCTTTCGAGTGTAAGATATCCTACACCGACGTCGTTCAAAAAAGTCAACCTCTGATGAATTTCCTTTAAGATAGGTTTGGCGATGATTTCTTCGGAACCGACAATCTTTAGATTCTCCACAAAATGAAGAGCCCTCTCGATAGAAAAGGAAGTAAACTCGTCCACGGGAACGTTATGTACCTTTACGGAAAGACTTTCTCTTTTGAGACGTTTTCCCTTGCAGGTGGGACAAGGATGATTGGTCATATAGGATTCGAACCACTGACGCATCGAATCCGATTTTGTTTCCTTGTATCTCCTCTGAAGATTCGGAATCACACCCTCGTATTCTTTTGTAAATTCGTAGTGCGAGTTCGCGCCTCGAAAATCATATTCGATTTTTATTCTTTTATCTCCATAAAGAATTGTCTGTCTCGTTTTTTCGGGAAGATCCTTCCATGGAGTGTTCATCTTAAATTTTAAAGAATCGGATAAGGACTTGAGAGTGGCCATAAACCAAAAGCCGTTGCTCTTCGAGCCGGCCCAGGCTTCGATACAACCGTCGACGAGGGAAAGTTCCGGATCGTTGATGAGAAGATCTTCATCAAATTCCAATAAACTTCCCAGACCGTCGCAGGTCTCGCAGGCGCCGTAAGGAGAATTGAAGGAAAACATTCTAGGAGTGAGTTCCGTGAAACCGATATCGTGTCCGTTTGGACAGGCCATCTTCTGCGAAAGAACGTGGTCTTTGGTTCCGTCGTCCAGGATCACGATTCCTTCGGATTGTTTGAGAGCGGTTTCTACGGAATCGGCGAGTCTGCTTCGGATCCCGTCCTTCATCACGATCCGATCCACGACGATCTCGATGGAAGTTTTGAAATTCTTCTTTAGGACGATCTCTTCGTCCAAGGTTCGGATTTCTCCGTTGATTCTCACCCGATTGAATCCGTCCTTACGAACCTTTTCCAAAACGTCCTTGTGTTCTCCCTTTTTCCCGGAAACGAGTGGCGCCAGGATCTGGAGTTTACTTCCTTGAGGAAACGCAAGCACCCGCGCCGTGATCTGATCGATCGACATCGATTGGATCGGTGTTCCACATTCCGGACAATGAGGTTTCCCGACTCGAGCGTAGAGCAATCGGAGATAATCGTAAATTTCTGTTACAGTTCCTACAGTGGACCTTGGGTTTCTATGCGTTGTCTTTTGTTCGATCGAGATCGCGGGAGAAAGACCTTCGATGAGGTCCAGGTCCGGCTTTTCCATCTGACCCAAAAACTGTCTCGCATACGCGGATAAACTCTCCACGTATCTTCTCTGGCCTTCCGCGTAGATCGTATCAAATGCAAGAGAGGATTTTCCCGAACCGGATAAACCCGTGATGACTACGAGTTTGTCTCTGGGAATGTCCACGTTGATATTTTTAAGGTTATGCTCTCTCGCTCCGCGAATCCGAATTTCCTGCAATGAATTACCCTCTCACTTTTTAGAATTTATAGCTTCCGAAAATCTGAAAACTCCTTTCCTAAAACAAATTCTTCTTTTTCAAGAAGAAACCGGTCCTGATACTGGCTTTCATGTTTCGAAATTTTCTCAAATTCGTCTTTTTACCGATTCGTCTGATTTCCCAACTCGTTCGTTGGCTCCGATTTCGATTCTTTCGAGGCAATCACTACTTTTTGGAGATCCCTTCCGAATTCTCGAGTTATCGTAAATCTTTCTTTATGAGACTTCTTTCTTCCAAGGATGAGGATCTTTTTTTCACCGAATTCTTATTGGAATTAAAACTCCTCTCACAAATCCCCGGTTTGAAAAAGATTTCCATCCTGATACAACAACCCGAATACGGCTTTGGAGAAACGCTGAGCATCGGAGAAAGACTTCAAATTTTGAAAGAATCCGGAATCGAACTCGAAGGTTTCGCATTAACCGGAGGACTCAAATCTCTCTTTATATTAGGAATTTGTAATGAACGATTCTGTTCGGAGGCGTCCGAATTTTTTCCGGTTCTTCCATCTGCCGAATCCTTCTTTTTCGGGAACGCAGGAAAAAAATGGGGAGTCAAGGTGGAAACCTTTCAAAGTGGTCCTTATAAATCCTTCGGAGAATCCTTTCAAAGGGACAAGTTTTCTCCCAAGGCAAAGGAGAATCTAAACGTTCTTCTCAAACAGATGACGGCGGATCTGGAGAATCTATTTCAACGTTATACGAAATTCTCCTTAAACACGTTCGCCGAACCGTTTTTGTCCCCAAAGGTTTTGAAGGACAGAAAGTTCGTTACCGGATTCTTAAACGAAGAGGACTTTCGGGAGAATTTTCTCTACGAGGCTTATACAAACGAAGTTGAAAAACAAAAACCCATCACCAAGGAACTGACTCTTTCTTCCTTATATCGATTTGCAAAATTAAGAAATTTTAAAGTATTTTCTCGCCGAGAACCGATCGTGGCGGTTCTTCCATTAAAAGGAAATATCCACCATGATACTTTGGGAAAAGGGGAAGGAAAGACGGAGGGAATTTCGTATCATTCCGTCAAAAACGCCCTCAAAGAACTCAGAGAGGAAAACGCCGTGAAGGCTGTGATCCTGGAAGTGGATTCTCCCGGCGGTTCCGCCTTTGTTTCGGAATTGCTCTATCAGGAAATTCTAAAGTTATCCAAGAAAAAAATAGTTTACGCTTATGTTCAGAACGTATCCGCGAGCGGAGGTTATTACCTTTCCTGCGCGGCTTCAAAAATCTATTCTTCTCCGTATAGCATCGTGGGAAGTATCGGAAGTATTTCTCTTCGAATGGATCTCAAAAACCTGTATTCTAAGTTAGGCGTAACAAAGGATCGAGTCGGATTCTATAAATACAGAGATTTACTTTCGGAATACGGACCGATCCACTCGGATTCAAAAAAACTCATGGAACAGGAAATCCGTGAATCGGAAGGACTATTCTACAAACGGGTGGCCGAGGCGCGTAAGATCCACGTTTCAACGCTCGATCAGAGATTCGGACAGGGAAGAGTTTTTACCGCGAGTCAATTCTTAAAGGATAAGATGATCGATTCCATCACGGACTTTTTAGGAATCGTAGACGATATCAAACAAGAGCTGAAAACGGAGCGTGTGCAACTCCAATACCTCCCGACCTTGTTCACGTTCCAAAGTTTTATAAAATCTTTGAGACCGAGTTTTTTAAACGTGATGAG
This is a stretch of genomic DNA from Leptospira stimsonii. It encodes these proteins:
- the uvrA gene encoding excinuclease ABC subunit UvrA, translated to MQEIRIRGAREHNLKNINVDIPRDKLVVITGLSGSGKSSLAFDTIYAEGQRRYVESLSAYARQFLGQMEKPDLDLIEGLSPAISIEQKTTHRNPRSTVGTVTEIYDYLRLLYARVGKPHCPECGTPIQSMSIDQITARVLAFPQGSKLQILAPLVSGKKGEHKDVLEKVRKDGFNRVRINGEIRTLDEEIVLKKNFKTSIEIVVDRIVMKDGIRSRLADSVETALKQSEGIVILDDGTKDHVLSQKMACPNGHDIGFTELTPRMFSFNSPYGACETCDGLGSLLEFDEDLLINDPELSLVDGCIEAWAGSKSNGFWFMATLKSLSDSLKFKMNTPWKDLPEKTRQTILYGDKRIKIEYDFRGANSHYEFTKEYEGVIPNLQRRYKETKSDSMRQWFESYMTNHPCPTCKGKRLKRESLSVKVHNVPVDEFTSFSIERALHFVENLKIVGSEEIIAKPILKEIHQRLTFLNDVGVGYLTLERSAGSLSGGEAQRIRLATQIGSRLMGVLYILDEPSIGLHQRDNTKLIATLKNLRDLGNTVLVVEHDHETMEESDWLIDMGPGAGVHGGMIVCAGTPEHVAKDKNSLTGKYLSGRMTIPIPEKLRDGNGFQLQIIGAKENNLKNIDVTIPLGKLVVITGVSGSGKSTLINDILYNAAAHKVMKMKTLAGKHKTIKGFEQIDKIINIDQSPIGRTPRSNPATYTGLFTPIREMFSNLEDAKLRGYGPGRFSFNVSGGRCETCEGDGILKIEMHFLPDVYVTCEVCKGKRYNQETLEVRYKGKNIFDVLEMTIEDANQFFENIPIVKRKLETLMEVGLGYIRLGQPATTFSGGEAQRIKLATELSKRPTGKTLYILDEPTTGLHFEDVRHLSVVLHTLVDRGNSMIVIEHNLDVIKQADWLIDMGPEGGDGGGLVIAEGTPKDVAKVKNSYTGQYLKKIFAGDKKKTG
- a CDS encoding S49 family peptidase, translating into MFRNFLKFVFLPIRLISQLVRWLRFRFFRGNHYFLEIPSEFSSYRKSFFMRLLSSKDEDLFFTEFLLELKLLSQIPGLKKISILIQQPEYGFGETLSIGERLQILKESGIELEGFALTGGLKSLFILGICNERFCSEASEFFPVLPSAESFFFGNAGKKWGVKVETFQSGPYKSFGESFQRDKFSPKAKENLNVLLKQMTADLENLFQRYTKFSLNTFAEPFLSPKVLKDRKFVTGFLNEEDFRENFLYEAYTNEVEKQKPITKELTLSSLYRFAKLRNFKVFSRREPIVAVLPLKGNIHHDTLGKGEGKTEGISYHSVKNALKELREENAVKAVILEVDSPGGSAFVSELLYQEILKLSKKKIVYAYVQNVSASGGYYLSCAASKIYSSPYSIVGSIGSISLRMDLKNLYSKLGVTKDRVGFYKYRDLLSEYGPIHSDSKKLMEQEIRESEGLFYKRVAEARKIHVSTLDQRFGQGRVFTASQFLKDKMIDSITDFLGIVDDIKQELKTERVQLQYLPTLFTFQSFIKSLRPSFLNVMSFGKNGILSSWMDGNLTNVEDSLKKKFLFSEGEILFRSSFWNQG